From Synoicihabitans lomoniglobus, the proteins below share one genomic window:
- a CDS encoding ATP-binding protein, whose translation MPLLKPLFAAIVAGILGMLVNMFRPTVLINIEIVFGGIFPLLIAYRFGSFWALISGVLTFALTPLYWSHFVGWLCYGLEGAVVGYLIHRRDLRLLNASALYWLCVGGPIAGVYFLFFSYASFPANYIALVKYIGNGLVVALIAQEIANRRLLRGWLHRPEQAHVKPPLHKLLVNRFSFIAVMPVIVISAVSFTIFDRYVSINTREGLERDATEVSSRISREIEAQRAGLSQLVAGWSDKTEPTAEEVAQLIALRREWPGVTRISLVDQMGQVIAVDQSAPPAAGRPGSTTVYALPLPPAAEVSSPIAIMELSTERLGDLAKRDGRNTDRAIMVLDQAHRMLVIPPRLLAVPPENLLNEVFRGAVEMQHRSFTHDRWRPETSRAERFRAAASRIHATGWDVVVEEPLWASQAIVVELFSGTLLAVIIVAIFIHRLSRRTAADITAPLDKLVAYTSTLARGEPAPLPPDLAQAPAEELIRISRDLEATAQQLSKANVELGEAVTAREKSHQAREALLNELEQKVQERTADLNTALQHAETANRTKGEFIAMMNHELRTPLNVILGSIELMNQGRTGPLSDGQRDSLRTMSESGTHLLTLIDEVLDFSQTEAKTLSLRPTAIDPRNVLEFLIRLLQDSAAAKNITLQTTFEHRAKVIYADAKRLKQIVLNLLSNAVKFTPSGGVVTLETAEFPARNVFRIVVRDTGIGIAPQEYTRVFQPFHQCDRTLSRDFEGAGLGLTLVKRLTELHGGTVGLRSAVGEGSEFTVELPLTRVPVISSSRAPHQPFRPKPEAPSSPLQVNCLKSNPTVLIVEDNPTNAELIKANLEYLGAHVRWAENGRDGVDQAIDHRPELILMDVQMPVMDGIAATRALRADERTSHIPIVMVTALSDELTRETCERAGANNFLPKPFTLQSFYEAIRPFLKTSP comes from the coding sequence ATGCCACTGCTAAAACCGTTGTTCGCCGCCATTGTCGCGGGCATTTTGGGCATGTTGGTCAATATGTTCAGGCCCACGGTTTTGATTAATATCGAGATCGTTTTCGGGGGAATTTTTCCGCTTTTGATCGCGTATCGGTTTGGCAGTTTTTGGGCTCTGATCTCGGGCGTTCTGACGTTTGCCCTCACCCCCCTTTACTGGAGCCATTTCGTCGGGTGGTTGTGTTATGGACTCGAAGGAGCGGTGGTGGGCTATCTCATTCATCGGCGTGACCTGCGGCTGTTGAATGCATCGGCGCTCTATTGGCTGTGCGTGGGCGGGCCGATTGCCGGCGTTTATTTCCTCTTTTTCTCCTACGCCAGTTTTCCGGCCAACTACATCGCGTTGGTGAAGTATATCGGCAATGGATTGGTGGTCGCTCTGATTGCGCAGGAGATCGCGAATCGGCGGCTGCTGCGGGGCTGGCTCCATCGACCCGAGCAGGCCCACGTCAAACCGCCTCTGCACAAACTGTTGGTCAACCGTTTCAGTTTCATCGCGGTCATGCCGGTGATCGTAATCAGTGCGGTGTCGTTTACGATTTTCGATCGCTACGTTTCGATCAACACCCGGGAGGGTCTGGAACGAGACGCCACTGAAGTCAGCTCGCGGATTTCTCGCGAAATCGAAGCGCAGCGCGCCGGTTTGAGCCAACTGGTTGCCGGTTGGTCGGACAAAACAGAGCCGACGGCGGAGGAGGTCGCGCAACTGATCGCCCTTCGCCGGGAATGGCCAGGGGTCACCCGCATCTCTCTCGTGGATCAAATGGGACAGGTGATCGCGGTGGATCAATCCGCGCCTCCCGCCGCGGGTCGACCGGGGAGCACCACCGTTTATGCTTTGCCGCTGCCGCCGGCTGCGGAGGTGTCGTCGCCCATCGCGATTATGGAGCTGTCCACCGAGCGTTTGGGGGATCTGGCGAAACGGGATGGCCGTAACACCGATCGGGCGATCATGGTCCTGGATCAGGCCCACCGCATGTTGGTCATACCGCCCCGTCTGTTAGCCGTCCCGCCAGAGAATTTATTGAACGAGGTGTTTCGGGGGGCGGTGGAAATGCAGCACCGCAGTTTCACGCATGATCGGTGGCGGCCTGAAACCTCGCGGGCGGAACGCTTTCGCGCCGCCGCGAGTCGGATCCATGCCACCGGATGGGACGTGGTGGTCGAGGAACCGCTGTGGGCCTCGCAGGCCATCGTGGTGGAGCTGTTCAGCGGCACCCTTTTGGCGGTCATTATCGTCGCCATCTTTATCCACCGACTCAGTCGCCGCACGGCCGCCGACATTACGGCTCCTCTCGACAAATTAGTGGCCTACACATCGACCCTGGCTCGCGGAGAGCCCGCACCGCTTCCACCTGACCTGGCGCAAGCCCCGGCCGAAGAACTCATCCGGATCAGTCGGGATCTCGAGGCGACGGCACAACAACTCAGCAAAGCCAACGTCGAACTGGGCGAAGCGGTCACCGCACGCGAGAAATCCCATCAGGCGCGCGAAGCACTCCTTAACGAACTTGAACAGAAAGTGCAGGAGCGCACCGCCGATCTCAATACCGCCCTCCAGCACGCTGAAACTGCCAACCGCACCAAAGGCGAGTTCATCGCCATGATGAATCATGAGTTGCGGACCCCGCTGAACGTGATTCTGGGCTCCATCGAGCTGATGAATCAGGGGCGCACCGGCCCGTTGTCCGACGGGCAACGGGACAGCCTGCGCACCATGAGCGAAAGCGGCACGCATCTGCTGACCTTGATCGATGAGGTTTTGGACTTCTCGCAGACCGAGGCGAAGACGTTGAGCCTGCGCCCGACGGCAATCGATCCGCGCAATGTGTTGGAATTTCTGATACGCCTCTTGCAGGACTCGGCCGCCGCCAAAAACATCACCCTGCAGACCACCTTCGAACATCGCGCCAAGGTGATCTATGCGGATGCTAAGCGGTTGAAGCAGATCGTGCTTAACCTGCTGAGCAATGCCGTAAAGTTCACCCCATCGGGAGGTGTGGTCACGCTCGAAACGGCCGAGTTTCCCGCCCGCAACGTATTTCGTATCGTTGTTCGTGATACGGGCATTGGCATCGCTCCGCAGGAATACACCCGCGTGTTTCAGCCTTTCCATCAATGCGACCGCACATTGAGTCGCGACTTCGAGGGCGCCGGACTCGGCCTGACGTTGGTGAAGCGGCTGACCGAACTCCACGGCGGCACCGTGGGGTTGCGCAGTGCCGTGGGCGAAGGCAGCGAGTTTACCGTCGAGCTGCCGCTGACGCGCGTCCCGGTCATATCGAGCTCCCGGGCTCCGCATCAGCCGTTTCGCCCGAAGCCCGAGGCACCCTCTTCGCCGTTGCAGGTCAATTGCCTGAAAAGCAATCCGACCGTTTTGATTGTGGAGGACAACCCCACCAATGCGGAACTGATCAAAGCCAACTTGGAGTATCTGGGGGCTCACGTGCGGTGGGCCGAAAACGGCCGGGACGGCGTCGATCAGGCGATCGACCACCGCCCGGAACTGATCCTCATGGACGTGCAAATGCCGGTCATGGACGGGATTGCCGCGAC
- a CDS encoding glutaredoxin family protein, with the protein MPRVLRPVLYVAPGSSSCLESIRMLTEAQVDYVQHDVSREPAARSALLHEIGRLTVPTLVWGRHTLVDYCDWELVQFVRQHRPRG; encoded by the coding sequence ATGCCCCGCGTCCTCCGCCCCGTCCTCTACGTTGCCCCCGGCAGTTCGAGCTGCCTGGAGTCGATTCGTATGCTGACGGAAGCGCAGGTGGACTACGTGCAACACGATGTTTCCCGCGAACCGGCGGCTCGCTCCGCCCTCTTGCACGAGATCGGCCGATTGACGGTTCCGACGTTGGTGTGGGGGCGGCACACGTTGGTCGACTATTGCGATTGGGAACTCGTGCAATTCGTGCGCCAGCACCGCCCCCGAGGGTGA
- the speA gene encoding biosynthetic arginine decarboxylase, with the protein MKTDPASPWSTAQSEEFYGLKRWGSGHYSVSTDGCINVQPLADGREISIKDVINEAEEMGLKAPYVIRFQDLLRHRVVQLNQLFRKAITEEDYEGSYRGVFPIKVNQLREVVEEIVDAGTEFDYGLEAGSKPELMIALAMHEGENRLLICNGYKDPDYIRLALLGRRLGKQIILVVEQLSELDHIIELAKETGVEPLIGFRAKLLTRGEGKWATSTGDNAKFGLNTAEILFAAEALKKAGLSHCLRLLHFHIGSQVPNILTIKNAVVEASRFYCQLAKMGFPMGILDVGGGLGIDYDGSRTNFESSMNYTMAEYARDVVANIRDICTEAKVAVPDIVSESGRAVVAPHSMLVVEVFERINKRETLGVKQRPKDKHKVVRDLQGLAKNKSKLGRLERYHDAVQRKEEAFSLFNLGYLDLENRAAAESLFWQICEQIASENSQSGYVPEELHELETMLADQYVCNFSVFQSLLDHWALKQLFPIAPLHRLDEEPTVNATLVDITCDSDGKISSFIDLEDTKDHLKLHPLDGKPYHLGVFLTGAYQDIMGDLHNLFGRVNEVHVFLEDDEENGFYIEETLPGSRIRDVVGGVQYQHTDLCRRLKAQIDAATKNDVLKPREGVRLLEFYEATLESKTYLNIEHTRTKPKRARKRVTKS; encoded by the coding sequence TTGAAGACCGACCCCGCCTCCCCTTGGTCCACCGCCCAATCTGAAGAATTTTACGGTCTTAAGCGCTGGGGTTCCGGACACTACAGTGTCAGCACCGATGGTTGCATCAACGTGCAACCGCTCGCCGATGGCCGGGAGATCAGCATTAAAGATGTCATCAACGAGGCTGAAGAGATGGGCCTCAAGGCGCCCTACGTGATTCGCTTTCAGGATTTATTGCGCCACCGCGTGGTCCAATTGAACCAACTTTTTCGCAAGGCCATCACCGAAGAGGACTACGAAGGCAGCTATCGCGGCGTCTTCCCCATCAAGGTCAACCAACTCCGGGAAGTCGTGGAGGAGATCGTGGATGCCGGGACGGAATTCGACTACGGCCTCGAGGCTGGCTCCAAGCCCGAGCTCATGATCGCCCTGGCCATGCACGAGGGCGAAAACCGGCTGCTGATCTGCAACGGCTACAAGGATCCCGACTACATTCGTCTCGCCCTCCTGGGACGTCGCCTCGGCAAGCAAATCATTCTCGTGGTCGAGCAACTCAGTGAGTTGGATCACATCATTGAACTGGCCAAGGAAACCGGCGTGGAGCCCTTGATCGGTTTCCGGGCGAAGCTTTTGACCCGTGGCGAAGGCAAATGGGCGACCTCCACTGGGGATAACGCCAAGTTCGGTCTCAATACCGCGGAAATCCTCTTCGCGGCGGAGGCGCTCAAAAAAGCGGGGCTGTCGCACTGTCTGCGCCTGCTGCACTTTCACATCGGTTCGCAGGTGCCCAACATACTGACGATCAAGAATGCGGTCGTGGAAGCATCGCGTTTTTACTGTCAGTTGGCCAAAATGGGGTTCCCGATGGGGATTCTGGATGTCGGTGGCGGTCTGGGCATCGATTACGATGGGTCGCGCACGAATTTCGAGAGTTCGATGAACTACACCATGGCTGAATACGCTCGTGATGTGGTGGCCAATATTCGCGACATCTGCACGGAGGCCAAGGTGGCGGTGCCCGACATCGTTTCCGAGTCTGGTCGCGCGGTGGTGGCGCCCCACTCCATGCTCGTCGTCGAAGTGTTCGAGCGCATCAACAAGCGCGAGACGTTGGGGGTAAAACAACGCCCCAAGGACAAGCACAAGGTCGTGCGCGACTTGCAGGGCCTGGCTAAAAACAAGTCCAAACTGGGCCGCCTCGAACGCTACCACGATGCCGTGCAGCGCAAGGAAGAGGCATTTTCGCTTTTCAATCTCGGTTACCTGGATCTCGAAAATCGCGCGGCCGCCGAATCACTTTTCTGGCAGATTTGTGAGCAAATCGCCTCGGAAAACTCCCAATCCGGCTATGTGCCCGAGGAGTTGCACGAGCTCGAAACCATGCTCGCCGATCAATACGTGTGTAATTTTTCGGTCTTTCAATCGCTCCTCGACCATTGGGCGTTGAAGCAGCTTTTCCCCATCGCCCCACTGCATCGCCTCGACGAGGAGCCCACGGTCAATGCCACACTCGTGGACATCACCTGCGACTCCGATGGCAAGATCAGCAGTTTCATCGATCTGGAAGATACCAAGGATCACCTGAAACTCCATCCCTTGGACGGCAAACCCTACCACCTCGGCGTGTTTCTCACGGGAGCGTATCAGGACATCATGGGAGACCTGCACAACCTCTTTGGTCGGGTGAACGAGGTGCACGTCTTCCTCGAAGATGACGAGGAAAACGGCTTTTACATCGAAGAGACGCTGCCGGGCTCACGCATCCGCGACGTCGTCGGGGGCGTGCAGTATCAACACACCGATCTCTGTCGACGCCTCAAAGCCCAGATCGATGCCGCCACGAAAAACGACGTGCTCAAGCCGCGCGAAGGCGTGCGTTTGCTCGAATTTTACGAGGCCACGCTCGAGTCCAAGACCTATTTGAATATCGAACACACCCGGACGAAGCCCAAACGCGCCCGGAAGCGTGTGACCAAGTCCTGA
- the hrpB gene encoding ATP-dependent helicase HrpB: protein MPSSVLPIYELESALVAALRETGRVVVQAPTGSGKSTQVPRMLLRHGFLDTGEAVVLQPRRLATRMLARRVADEEGSALGGVVGYQIRLEGRTSAATKIRFVTEGILLRQMSFETTLRGVNAVVFDEFHERHLFGDISLARALQIQRTTRPDLKIIVMSATLDAGALREYLAPCAVLESAGRSYPVDVSYLARTPNFDREPVWDVATAACAEAASDTSGDMLVFMPGAYEINRTVQALETHRSLREFEVFPLHGELSSERQDAAVARSEGRKIIVSTNVAETSLTIEGVTIVIDAGLARVARFDARRGINTLLIEKISRASADQRAGRAGRTAPGRCVRLWTEREHADRPSHELPEVHRLDLTEVVLTLKSSGIDDVAGFAWLEAPEPRGLERAEALLHDLGAIASGPTGAITEVGRRMLRFPVHPRYARMFIEAEARGCVRSVALMAAITQGRNFLLRGVSRSIDDARDDTLGDEGRSDFFRLMRAWQYAQDQRFQVEACQRLGIHAQGARQVGPLFDQFLRIAEKEGLLVGDDRGGEDEVRKCVLAGFSDHLARRLDRGTLRCELVHGRRGVLARESALQDAPLLVAAEISEIEGRGGEVNVLLTLATAVEEPWLQELFPDDFTDGIAVVLDESTRRVVARRERRFRDLVLESKLTAEKPPEGRAAELLAQAVAAGTIKLGEWNEAVDQWIVRVNRLAEWFPELEVSPITDEDRTTLVEQICHGSYGARDLKDKPVMPVLRQWLRAEQLAVLDDYLPERIVMDNGRRARVRYAAEGPPILSARVQELVEIKSTYALGHGRVPVRFEVLAPNQRPIQVTDNLRKFWDDLYPNKIRPELSRHYPKHPWP from the coding sequence ATGCCATCATCTGTCCTGCCCATCTACGAATTGGAGAGCGCCTTGGTCGCCGCGCTGCGCGAAACCGGCCGGGTGGTCGTGCAAGCCCCGACCGGATCGGGCAAGTCGACCCAGGTGCCCCGCATGCTGCTGCGTCATGGGTTTCTCGATACAGGAGAGGCCGTGGTGCTGCAGCCCCGGCGACTCGCGACCCGCATGCTGGCCCGCCGGGTGGCGGACGAAGAGGGAAGTGCCCTCGGCGGCGTCGTGGGATACCAAATACGCCTGGAGGGGCGCACCTCGGCCGCGACCAAAATTCGATTTGTAACCGAGGGCATCCTGCTCCGGCAGATGTCGTTCGAAACCACATTGCGGGGCGTGAACGCGGTGGTCTTCGACGAATTTCACGAGCGTCATTTGTTTGGTGACATCTCCCTGGCGCGAGCGCTGCAGATTCAACGCACGACCCGGCCGGACCTGAAAATCATCGTCATGTCCGCCACTCTCGACGCCGGCGCACTGCGGGAGTATCTCGCCCCTTGCGCGGTGTTGGAGTCCGCCGGACGGAGTTATCCGGTGGATGTTTCGTATTTGGCGCGGACGCCAAACTTCGATCGCGAGCCCGTATGGGACGTGGCGACCGCCGCCTGTGCCGAGGCGGCGAGCGACACGTCGGGCGACATGCTGGTCTTCATGCCCGGCGCGTATGAAATCAACCGCACCGTGCAGGCGCTGGAAACGCATCGCAGCTTGCGTGAGTTCGAGGTGTTTCCTCTCCACGGAGAACTGTCGAGCGAGCGTCAGGACGCGGCCGTCGCGCGGTCCGAAGGCCGCAAAATCATCGTATCGACCAACGTGGCGGAAACATCGCTGACAATCGAGGGAGTCACCATCGTCATCGACGCAGGCCTCGCCCGGGTGGCGCGGTTCGATGCGCGACGCGGCATCAATACTCTGTTGATTGAGAAGATTTCGCGTGCGAGTGCCGATCAACGGGCCGGTCGGGCCGGGCGCACGGCGCCGGGTCGTTGTGTGCGTTTGTGGACCGAACGTGAACATGCCGATCGACCGTCGCATGAGTTGCCCGAAGTGCACCGATTGGACCTGACGGAGGTCGTGCTGACGCTCAAATCCAGCGGTATCGATGACGTGGCGGGCTTTGCCTGGCTGGAGGCGCCGGAGCCCCGGGGGCTGGAGCGGGCGGAAGCGTTGCTGCATGATCTCGGCGCCATCGCAAGCGGTCCCACCGGCGCGATCACCGAAGTCGGCCGTCGTATGCTGCGTTTTCCGGTGCACCCTCGCTATGCGCGTATGTTCATCGAAGCGGAAGCGCGTGGTTGCGTGCGCAGCGTCGCTCTGATGGCGGCCATCACGCAGGGACGAAATTTCCTGTTGCGCGGGGTGTCACGCAGCATCGACGACGCGCGGGACGATACGTTGGGCGATGAAGGTCGGAGCGATTTCTTCCGATTGATGCGGGCGTGGCAATACGCCCAGGATCAACGCTTTCAGGTCGAGGCGTGCCAGCGACTCGGCATTCACGCGCAAGGTGCGCGGCAAGTGGGTCCGTTGTTCGATCAATTTCTCCGCATTGCGGAAAAAGAGGGTTTGCTCGTCGGGGACGATCGCGGAGGCGAAGACGAGGTGCGCAAGTGCGTGCTGGCGGGCTTTTCCGATCACCTCGCGCGGAGACTGGACCGCGGCACCTTGCGTTGTGAACTGGTGCACGGCCGCCGAGGAGTGCTGGCGCGGGAAAGCGCGTTACAGGATGCGCCGTTGTTGGTGGCGGCGGAAATAAGCGAAATCGAAGGGCGGGGGGGCGAGGTAAACGTGCTGCTGACTCTGGCCACGGCCGTGGAGGAGCCGTGGTTGCAGGAATTGTTTCCCGATGATTTTACGGATGGCATCGCGGTGGTCCTGGATGAATCCACTCGCCGCGTGGTCGCGCGTCGCGAACGGCGCTTTCGTGATCTCGTGCTGGAGAGCAAGCTGACCGCGGAAAAGCCACCGGAAGGCCGGGCGGCGGAGTTGCTGGCCCAAGCGGTCGCGGCGGGAACGATCAAGTTGGGGGAATGGAACGAGGCGGTGGACCAATGGATTGTCCGAGTGAATCGATTGGCCGAGTGGTTTCCCGAACTCGAAGTCAGCCCCATCACGGACGAAGACCGCACCACCTTGGTCGAGCAGATCTGCCACGGCAGTTACGGCGCGCGCGATTTGAAGGACAAACCGGTCATGCCCGTGCTGCGACAGTGGCTGCGCGCCGAGCAACTTGCGGTGCTGGATGACTATCTTCCCGAGCGGATCGTGATGGACAACGGTCGCCGCGCTCGAGTGCGTTACGCGGCCGAAGGTCCCCCCATCCTGAGTGCCCGGGTGCAGGAATTGGTCGAAATCAAATCAACTTACGCGCTGGGACATGGGCGCGTGCCCGTGCGTTTCGAGGTGTTGGCCCCCAACCAGCGCCCGATTCAGGTCACGGACAATCTGCGCAAATTTTGGGACGATTTGTATCCGAACAAGATCCGGCCGGAACTCTCCCGGCACTACCCGAAGCACCCGTGGCCGTAG
- the yajC gene encoding preprotein translocase subunit YajC yields MTSFFTLFAQGQGAPAGPNPMNQILFFGLLFAAMWFLMIAPQRKKQKQHDAMLKALGNGDEVVTSGGIFGTIVSVKEDRFIVRVADNTKLEVGKSFVSTVLKKADK; encoded by the coding sequence ATGACATCCTTTTTCACCCTATTCGCCCAAGGCCAAGGCGCTCCCGCCGGGCCGAATCCCATGAACCAGATCCTCTTTTTCGGTCTCCTGTTCGCGGCGATGTGGTTTTTGATGATCGCGCCTCAACGCAAGAAGCAGAAGCAACACGATGCGATGCTCAAGGCCCTCGGCAACGGCGACGAGGTGGTCACTTCCGGTGGCATCTTCGGCACGATTGTCTCCGTGAAGGAAGATCGCTTCATCGTGCGCGTCGCAGACAACACCAAACTCGAAGTGGGCAAGAGCTTCGTCTCCACCGTGTTGAAGAAGGCCGACAAGTAA
- the secD gene encoding protein translocase subunit SecD, with protein sequence MFKRNLWKITLTALIGAWAISSILPLKDTPFNDYIKSEASAQVSEFESLMAQASDRVTSGQAPSVFIALKQIGREQRIDLSKFFPEVRLEESLRNVEKRNAILLDYLLQQSKGRLQLGLDLKGGVAFMLEVADEGVGADVPDYEREDNLAKAIEIMSDRVNALGVTEPIIRPVGLNRIEIQLPGVNTKDNPELADVIKKPARLDFRRVHQQAVPGRDATPPGYEVLTEEGDNKDGTTYQRDYFVKRLPEMTGEMVATAFPTMDEYGRFKINLRFTDEGAERFGEVTGAIAQENQGQGGLLAIVLDGRLSSAPRVSTRINGGSAEITGTFTQREAIDLANVLNNPLDVELVIQEQNEIGPSLAADAIASGEYASMIAIALVAAFMIAIYTIGGLFAVISLSINLLFVLGALASLGATITMPGIAGIVLTVGMAVDSNILIFERIREELNLGKSLKAAFLAGHDKVVSTILDANITTLITSSLMIIFGTGPVKGFGVTLTIGVFSTVFCALVVTKLLLDIVINGDLIKKFPMLIRSKVPTFDYLKYARPAFAVSWLIVIVGVGVVAYKGHRIYGIDFVGGDEVSLSFNERPDTAAVRDALEGAGIGEVNPVFQSDFNDDTEILKIQVPFEEGTKVMPLLLSNFPNAGFEVVGQTTIGPSIGAEIQWNAFMSLSLAIVGILIYVAFRFEFGFGVGAVVSTIHDILMTIGIFVLFDRQFTAPMVAAILLIAGYSINDTIVVFDRIREELNGNPNLKLREVINNALNNVFVRSLLTSATTFLASLALFLFGGGVINDLAFTFLVGVITGTFSSIFIASPIFFWYHKGDRKHVEKHQDVKPTYEWTGSSRASE encoded by the coding sequence ATGTTCAAACGCAACCTCTGGAAGATCACGCTGACCGCGCTCATCGGCGCATGGGCGATCTCGTCGATCCTTCCCCTCAAAGACACCCCATTCAACGACTACATCAAATCGGAGGCCTCCGCCCAGGTCTCGGAATTTGAGTCGCTCATGGCCCAAGCCAGCGATCGTGTGACGAGCGGCCAAGCGCCGTCCGTCTTCATCGCCCTGAAGCAAATCGGTCGCGAACAGCGCATCGATCTTTCCAAATTCTTCCCCGAGGTGCGCCTCGAGGAATCCCTGCGCAATGTCGAGAAGCGCAATGCCATCCTGCTCGATTACCTGCTGCAGCAGTCCAAGGGCCGCTTGCAGCTGGGGCTCGACCTCAAGGGCGGCGTGGCCTTCATGCTCGAAGTCGCCGACGAAGGCGTGGGGGCCGATGTGCCGGACTACGAGCGCGAGGACAATCTCGCCAAGGCCATCGAGATCATGAGCGACCGCGTCAACGCTCTCGGCGTCACCGAACCCATCATTCGTCCGGTCGGCCTGAACCGCATCGAGATCCAACTCCCGGGCGTCAACACCAAGGACAATCCCGAGCTGGCCGACGTCATCAAGAAGCCGGCCCGCCTCGATTTCCGCCGCGTCCACCAGCAGGCCGTGCCCGGTCGCGATGCCACCCCTCCCGGTTACGAAGTCCTCACCGAAGAGGGCGACAACAAGGACGGCACGACTTACCAACGCGACTACTTCGTCAAGCGCCTCCCGGAAATGACCGGTGAGATGGTCGCCACCGCTTTCCCGACCATGGACGAGTATGGTCGCTTTAAAATCAACCTGCGCTTCACCGACGAGGGCGCGGAGCGCTTCGGTGAAGTCACCGGCGCCATCGCCCAGGAAAATCAAGGGCAGGGCGGCTTGCTCGCCATCGTGTTGGACGGTCGCTTGTCCTCCGCCCCCCGCGTCAGCACCCGCATCAACGGCGGTTCCGCCGAGATCACCGGCACCTTCACCCAGCGTGAGGCCATCGATCTCGCCAATGTGCTCAACAACCCGCTCGACGTGGAGTTGGTCATTCAGGAACAAAACGAAATCGGTCCGTCTCTCGCCGCCGACGCCATCGCCTCAGGCGAATACGCTTCGATGATCGCCATCGCGCTCGTCGCTGCGTTCATGATCGCGATCTACACCATCGGAGGGCTGTTCGCCGTGATCAGCCTCTCGATCAATTTGCTCTTCGTGTTGGGCGCGCTCGCCAGTCTCGGCGCGACCATCACCATGCCGGGCATCGCCGGTATCGTGCTCACCGTCGGTATGGCGGTGGACTCGAACATCCTGATTTTTGAGCGTATCCGGGAAGAGCTCAACTTGGGCAAATCGCTCAAGGCCGCGTTCCTCGCCGGTCACGACAAGGTGGTTTCGACCATTTTGGACGCCAACATTACGACGCTCATCACATCGTCGCTCATGATCATCTTCGGCACCGGCCCCGTGAAGGGCTTCGGCGTCACGCTGACGATTGGTGTGTTCTCCACCGTTTTCTGTGCCTTGGTCGTGACCAAGCTGCTGCTCGACATCGTGATCAACGGCGACCTCATCAAGAAGTTCCCGATGCTCATCCGCTCCAAGGTGCCGACCTTCGACTACCTCAAGTATGCTCGCCCGGCCTTCGCGGTATCCTGGCTCATCGTCATCGTCGGCGTCGGCGTGGTCGCCTACAAGGGGCACCGCATCTACGGTATCGACTTTGTCGGTGGTGACGAAGTTTCGCTCTCCTTCAATGAACGACCCGACACCGCGGCCGTGCGTGATGCCCTCGAAGGGGCCGGCATCGGCGAGGTGAATCCCGTCTTCCAAAGTGATTTCAACGACGACACCGAAATTCTCAAGATCCAGGTGCCATTCGAGGAAGGCACCAAGGTCATGCCGCTGTTGCTGTCCAACTTCCCCAACGCCGGTTTTGAGGTCGTGGGCCAGACGACGATCGGTCCGTCCATCGGGGCGGAGATCCAATGGAACGCTTTCATGTCTCTCTCGCTGGCGATCGTGGGCATCCTCATCTATGTCGCGTTCCGCTTCGAATTCGGCTTCGGCGTGGGCGCCGTCGTATCGACGATCCACGACATTCTGATGACGATCGGTATCTTCGTGCTGTTCGACCGGCAGTTCACCGCGCCCATGGTCGCGGCCATCCTGCTCATCGCCGGTTACTCGATCAATGATACCATCGTGGTCTTCGACCGCATTCGCGAGGAACTCAACGGCAACCCGAACCTGAAACTGCGCGAAGTCATTAACAACGCGCTGAACAATGTGTTTGTCCGTTCGTTGCTCACCAGTGCCACGACCTTCCTGGCTTCACTCGCGCTCTTCCTCTTCGGCGGAGGCGTGATCAACGACTTGGCCTTCACCTTCCTCGTCGGTGTCATCACCGGCACGTTCTCCTCCATCTTCATCGCGAGCCCGATATTCTTCTGGTATCACAAGGGCGACCGTAAGCACGTGGAGAAGCATCAGGACGTGAAACCGACTTACGAGTGGACCGGCTCGAGTCGCGCATCGGAATAA